One window of the Populus nigra chromosome 4, ddPopNigr1.1, whole genome shotgun sequence genome contains the following:
- the LOC133691023 gene encoding uncharacterized protein LOC133691023 has translation MATSHVRSISLPSRSHPLNGSVEDQLERLRSSQTTSTSAYHKLSGLKVLYECVDDFLQLPLSQQILSNEQHKEGAEEVLNGSFLLLDVCSTTRDAFSSMKECLQQLESSLRRRKGGESGLATEVEAYMVSRKQINKTIRKCFRNLKSVEKKNPSAVDAVGMLRDVKEISLEIFQSLLSLASQPKARSSSHGWSVVSKLFQSKSVSCEGEATELEKIDAELLVLKSSKDINPVQVQNVLKGLEALESSFQEAEEELEGVYRKLVKTRVSILNTLSH, from the exons CAGATCCCATCCTCTGAATGGAAGTGTTGAAGATCAATTGGAGAGGTTGAGATCATCACAAACAACTTCCACTTCTGCTTACCACAAATTGAGTGGCCTCAAAGTTTTGTACGAGTGTGTTGATGATTTTCTTCAACTGCCTCTATCCCAACAAATCCTCTCCAATGAACAACACAAAGAAGGGGCAGAAGAGGTGTTGAATGGATCTTTTCTCTTGTTGGATGTGTGCAGCACCACCAGAGATGCTTTTTCATCAATGAAGGAATGCTTGCAGCAACTTGAATCATCCctcagaagaagaaaaggtggAGAATCTGGCTTGGCAACTGAAGTTGAAGCCTATATGGTTTCTaggaaacaaattaataaaacaatccGCAAATGCTTTAGAAATTTGAAGAGCgtggaaaagaaaaacccttCAGCAGTAGATGCTGTCGGCATGCTAAGAGACGTTAAGGAAATAAGCCTTGAAATTTTCCAATCTCTCTTGTCCTTGGCTTCTCAGCCAAAGGCAAGATCAAGCTCCCATGGCTGGTCTGTcgtttcaaaattatttcaatccaaGAGTGTATCATGCGAAGGCGAAGCCACAGAATTGGAAAAGATAGATGCTGAATTGCTTGTCCTGAAGTCAAGCAAAGACATCAATCCTGTACAAGTGCAAAATGTATTGAAAGGACTCGAG GCATTAGAGTCCAGCTTTCAGGAAGCAGAGGAGGAGTTGGAGGGAGTTTACAGGAAGCTAGTGAAAACCAGAGTCTCAATTCTCAACACTCTCAGCCACTAG
- the LOC133691025 gene encoding cytokinin riboside 5'-monophosphate phosphoribohydrolase LOG5-like has product MEDGKVAVKSSKFKRVCVFCGSSTGKRDCYRDAALELGQELVSRSLDLVYGGGSVGLMGLVSQEVHRGGGHVIGVIPKTLMSKELTGETVGEVRPVADMHQRKAEMARHSDCFIALPGGYGTLEELLEVITWAQLGIHDKPVGLLNVDGYYNYLLTFIDKAVDDGFIMPSQRSIIVSAPNAKELVQKLEEYVPVHDGVVAKAKWEAEQMELNASLQTEIAR; this is encoded by the exons ATGGAGGACGGTAAAGTAGCGGTTAAATCATCGAAATTTAAAAGGGTTTGTGTGTTTTGTGGTAGCAGTACTGGCAAAAGAGATTGCTACCGTGATGCTGCTCTTGAACTTGGCCAAGAATTG GTCTCAAGGAGTCTGGATCTTGTTTATGGTGGAGGAAGTGTTGGGCTAATGGGATTAGTTTCTCAGGAGGTTCATCGAGGTGGAGGACATGTCATAGG AGTCATACCTAAAACTCTGATGAGCAAAGAG CTGACAGGAGAAACAGTCGGGGAGGTCAGGCCAGTAGCAGACATGCATCAAAGAAAAGCTGAGATGGCCCGCCATTCTGACTGTTTTATTGCCTTACCAG GTgggtatggaaccttggaggaGTTATTGGAAGTCATCACATGGGCCCAACTTGGCATCCACGACAAGCCC GTGGGTTTGCTTAATGTGGATGGCTACTACAATTATCTGCTGACTTTCATAGACAAGGCAGTGGATGATGGGTTCATCATGCCCTCTCAGCGCAGTATTATTGTCTCTGCCCCAAATGCTAAAGAGCTTGTTCAGAAACTTGAG GAATATGTGCCTGTGCATGATGGGGTTGTAGCCAAGGCTAAGTGGGAGGCAGAACAGATGGAGCTTAATGCATCTTTGCAAACTGAAATTGCTCGTTAA